The Novosphingobium terrae genome has a window encoding:
- a CDS encoding acetate and sugar kinases/Hsc70/actin family protein, translated as MLRSFLMGLVAGQRGITPLAAIAAATRSGDISPELPLQALLLNPVIAAGHATLAAAEMAGDKMKTAPDRIEPSGLVVRSITAAYAGAAVAPRGRRFAGAAIADGTALAASYIGWRLRCTVMERYGQTVTGFIVDAIVFGSRLAVVKLAVAGSQS; from the coding sequence ATGCTTCGCTCATTCCTTATGGGTCTGGTCGCCGGGCAGCGGGGCATCACGCCACTGGCGGCGATTGCTGCCGCCACGCGCAGCGGGGATATCTCGCCGGAACTTCCGCTTCAGGCCTTGCTGCTCAACCCTGTTATCGCGGCAGGGCATGCGACCTTGGCAGCGGCCGAAATGGCGGGGGACAAGATGAAGACGGCACCGGACCGGATTGAGCCTTCCGGCCTTGTGGTACGCAGTATTACGGCGGCGTATGCAGGAGCTGCAGTTGCACCTCGGGGGCGGCGTTTCGCGGGAGCTGCTATCGCCGATGGTACGGCACTGGCAGCCTCGTATATCGGCTGGCGGCTCCGCTGTACGGTCATGGAGCGCTACGGTCAAACTGTGACGGGCTTTATCGTGGATGCTATTGTCTTTGGCAGCAGGCTAGCCGTTGTGAAGCTGGCGGTTGCTGGATCACAAAGTTAA
- a CDS encoding type 1 glutamine amidotransferase domain-containing protein has translation MSRVLIIATDGFEQSELTGPRDALQQAGFETVIASPKAGEIKGWQHTDWGDSVGVDKTLDEVEVGSYDALVLPGGQMNPDNLRLEPRAIELIKGFVMARKPVAAICHGPWLLAEADVLDGRKVTSWPSIRTDLRNAGAEVVDEEVVVDGNLITSRKPADIPAFAKAIIAALQEGMAVSAEI, from the coding sequence ATGAGCCGAGTTCTCATCATCGCAACCGATGGTTTCGAGCAATCAGAGCTGACCGGCCCTCGGGATGCCCTTCAACAGGCTGGCTTTGAAACCGTGATCGCCAGCCCCAAGGCGGGTGAAATCAAGGGCTGGCAGCATACAGACTGGGGAGACAGCGTCGGCGTGGATAAGACGCTCGATGAGGTCGAAGTCGGGAGCTACGATGCTCTCGTGCTGCCTGGCGGGCAGATGAACCCCGACAATCTCAGGCTCGAGCCCCGAGCGATCGAACTGATCAAGGGCTTCGTGATGGCCCGCAAACCGGTTGCCGCAATCTGCCATGGCCCCTGGTTACTGGCCGAAGCCGATGTCCTCGACGGTCGCAAGGTTACCAGCTGGCCATCGATCCGTACCGACTTGCGCAATGCAGGGGCCGAGGTCGTGGATGAAGAGGTGGTCGTTGATGGCAACCTCATCACCAGCCGCAAGCCCGCCGATATCCCGGCATTTGCAAAGGCAATCATCGCCGCGCTTCAGGAAGGCATGGCTGTCAGCGCAGAAATTTGA
- a CDS encoding SDR family oxidoreductase: MPDTQEMIHEDSLPGHESRLEPKPEWQPRYAGSERLKGKVAIITGADSGIGRAVAALYAREGADVAIVYLLEDDDAKETQHIVEAEGQRAITIKADVGSRKMCEHVAKRVLEVFGQIDILVNNAGEQHPDEEITDITEEQLHRTFQTNIFGMFHMVQAVRPYLTEGAAIINCTSVTMYQGSKNLLDYSSTKGAITAFTRSLSENLIGEGIRVNAVAPGPIWTPLNPCGGADKEKIAHFGEKTPMKRPGQPNEVAPAFLFLACQDASYMSGQVLHPNGGTVING; the protein is encoded by the coding sequence ATGCCCGACACGCAAGAGATGATCCATGAGGATTCCCTGCCTGGCCATGAAAGCCGACTGGAGCCCAAGCCCGAGTGGCAACCACGTTATGCCGGATCGGAGCGGCTGAAGGGCAAAGTGGCCATCATCACCGGCGCGGATAGCGGCATCGGCCGCGCGGTAGCGGCGCTCTATGCGCGTGAAGGCGCGGACGTGGCCATCGTCTATCTGTTGGAGGATGACGATGCGAAGGAAACCCAGCACATTGTCGAGGCCGAAGGGCAGCGAGCGATCACCATCAAGGCCGACGTGGGCTCACGCAAGATGTGTGAACACGTGGCCAAGCGCGTGCTGGAGGTCTTCGGTCAGATTGACATTCTGGTTAACAACGCTGGTGAGCAGCATCCCGATGAGGAGATCACCGACATTACCGAGGAGCAGCTTCACCGCACCTTCCAGACCAACATCTTCGGTATGTTCCATATGGTGCAGGCGGTGCGGCCCTACCTCACCGAAGGCGCGGCGATCATCAACTGCACCTCTGTGACGATGTATCAGGGCTCCAAAAACCTCCTCGATTACAGCTCGACCAAGGGAGCAATCACCGCCTTCACCCGCTCGCTCTCCGAAAACCTGATCGGCGAGGGTATCCGCGTTAACGCCGTGGCGCCAGGGCCGATCTGGACTCCGCTCAACCCCTGTGGCGGGGCGGACAAGGAAAAGATCGCCCATTTCGGCGAAAAGACCCCAATGAAGCGCCCCGGCCAGCCCAATGAGGTGGCGCCCGCCTTTCTCTTTCTGGCCTGTCAGGATGCCAGCTACATGTCAGGCCAGGTGCTCCATCCCAACGGCGGCACTGTGATCAACGGTTAA
- a CDS encoding alkene reductase, giving the protein MTDRSSSPVLQPVTIGKLALKNRIVMAPLTRSRSNDEGVPPAFAADYYAQRASAGLIISEATNISPQAIGYALTPGIWTDEQVEAWRVIVQAVHQRGGKMFLQLWHTGRISHPDLQGGALPVAPSAIKPTGQAFTKEGMKDHVTPRALETDEIPRIVDDYRHAAVNAKAAGFDGVEVHSANNYLLEQFVRDSTNKRTDRYGGSIENRLRFPLEAIDAVTGVWGPGQVGVRLSPATTMPSETPLDSNVMDTYSAYVDALSERGLLYIHDIEGVTQQTRDVPDDVDFSALRRRFAGTYLANNQYTLDLAEEVLAKGDADLFSMGRPFIANPDLVDRLRLGAPLAEAPKQYWYGGGSVGYSDWPSMATIAKTDND; this is encoded by the coding sequence ATGACGGACCGCTCATCCTCCCCCGTTCTCCAGCCTGTCACGATTGGCAAGCTCGCACTCAAAAATCGCATTGTCATGGCACCCCTAACCCGGAGTCGCTCCAACGATGAAGGTGTGCCACCTGCTTTCGCGGCGGACTATTACGCTCAGCGGGCTAGTGCTGGGCTCATTATCTCCGAAGCGACCAATATTTCGCCCCAGGCAATCGGTTATGCTCTGACGCCCGGTATCTGGACAGACGAGCAGGTCGAGGCGTGGCGTGTGATCGTGCAGGCCGTCCATCAGCGCGGAGGCAAAATGTTTCTCCAGCTCTGGCACACTGGCCGCATCTCTCACCCGGACCTGCAGGGGGGCGCGCTGCCTGTTGCGCCCTCGGCGATCAAGCCTACCGGGCAGGCCTTCACAAAGGAAGGCATGAAGGACCACGTCACCCCGCGCGCACTCGAAACCGATGAAATTCCACGCATCGTTGACGATTATCGTCATGCCGCCGTTAATGCCAAGGCTGCCGGTTTCGACGGTGTTGAGGTGCATTCTGCGAACAATTACCTTCTCGAGCAGTTCGTGCGAGACAGTACTAACAAGCGGACCGATCGTTACGGTGGTTCGATCGAGAACCGCCTTCGCTTCCCTCTCGAGGCAATCGACGCAGTGACCGGTGTCTGGGGGCCTGGTCAGGTCGGGGTACGTCTTTCGCCAGCCACGACCATGCCAAGCGAAACGCCCCTCGATAGCAATGTCATGGACACCTATAGCGCATATGTCGACGCGCTGTCGGAGCGCGGACTTCTCTACATCCACGATATCGAGGGTGTGACGCAGCAGACACGGGACGTCCCGGACGACGTGGATTTTTCCGCACTTCGTCGACGGTTTGCAGGTACCTACCTTGCCAACAACCAATATACGCTGGATCTCGCGGAAGAGGTGCTCGCAAAGGGCGATGCTGACCTGTTCAGCATGGGGCGGCCCTTCATTGCCAACCCGGACCTGGTCGATCGGCTGCGCCTTGGCGCTCCGTTGGCCGAGGCCCCGAAGCAATACTGGTATGGGGGCGGCTCGGTCGGCTATTCGGATTGGCCATCGATGGCTACAATAGCAAAGACGGACAATGATTGA
- a CDS encoding inorganic diphosphatase: MNALLIPNCLDGPQGVCRAVVETPAGHRSRFDYDPTTGLFELAGVLPAGMSFPVAFGFIPSTRAQDGDPVDVLILADDELPVGCLVTVRLLGVIEAWQTEGGDIFRNDRLIARVAQSRAFADVEDLSNLGEAFIAELSHFFVTMNDLKGRYFDVKAVGDAQTASDFVQRAQI; encoded by the coding sequence GTGAACGCATTGCTCATTCCAAATTGTCTCGATGGGCCTCAAGGTGTCTGTCGTGCGGTGGTTGAAACACCCGCCGGGCATCGATCGAGGTTCGACTATGACCCGACAACCGGATTGTTCGAACTCGCGGGAGTCCTGCCGGCAGGAATGTCGTTTCCAGTCGCCTTCGGCTTTATTCCGTCGACGCGCGCCCAGGATGGTGATCCCGTTGATGTGTTGATCCTTGCCGATGATGAGTTACCAGTGGGTTGCCTCGTCACAGTTCGGTTGTTGGGCGTGATCGAAGCATGGCAGACCGAGGGCGGCGATATCTTTCGCAATGACAGGCTGATCGCGCGTGTGGCCCAGTCACGAGCCTTCGCCGATGTCGAAGACCTCTCCAATCTGGGAGAGGCCTTTATCGCAGAATTAAGCCACTTTTTCGTGACGATGAACGACCTCAAAGGCCGATACTTCGACGTGAAAGCGGTAGGAGACGCGCAGACAGCTTCAGACTTTGTCCAGAGAGCCCAGATTTGA
- a CDS encoding alpha/beta fold hydrolase, translating to MAPPFLLNPAKDMMMPTVTTPDLDQHYEERGPIDGEVIVLLHGWPDDASTWDPIADALAQAGFRVITPTWRGFGASYFLHDAIPRHGNSALLAMDMIALLDALEIERCAVAGHDWGSNVAEALAVGWPNRIERVVMLSTPPRLGGIPTPSFEQAQRYWYHWFMATSRGEQAVRADRKGFAHIHWVNWAPAGWFEEDTFVHVAKSFNNPDWVDVTLHSYRSRWGNAEPDPRSVWLEDRVRVASTIHQPTLFIKGDEDGVTCQQSFEAIPSKFSGPFELVGLPGVGHFPTREAPSKITELLLRFLS from the coding sequence ATGGCTCCACCCTTCTTGCTCAATCCCGCGAAGGACATGATGATGCCCACAGTCACAACGCCCGATCTCGATCAGCATTATGAGGAACGGGGACCGATCGATGGCGAGGTTATTGTTCTGCTTCACGGCTGGCCCGACGATGCCTCGACTTGGGATCCTATTGCCGACGCTCTGGCGCAGGCGGGGTTTCGCGTTATCACGCCGACCTGGCGTGGTTTTGGTGCAAGTTACTTCCTGCATGACGCAATTCCGCGCCATGGCAACAGCGCACTCCTCGCAATGGATATGATCGCCCTGCTGGATGCACTCGAGATCGAGCGTTGCGCCGTGGCGGGCCACGACTGGGGATCGAATGTGGCAGAAGCATTGGCTGTGGGCTGGCCAAACCGCATCGAGCGCGTCGTTATGCTCTCGACCCCGCCCCGTCTCGGGGGGATACCAACGCCCTCCTTCGAACAGGCACAACGCTACTGGTATCACTGGTTTATGGCCACGTCGCGCGGAGAGCAGGCGGTCCGCGCGGACCGCAAAGGCTTTGCTCACATCCATTGGGTCAACTGGGCACCGGCTGGCTGGTTCGAAGAGGACACTTTTGTCCACGTGGCAAAATCCTTCAACAATCCTGATTGGGTCGATGTCACCCTCCACAGCTACCGCTCGCGTTGGGGCAACGCCGAGCCCGATCCGCGTAGCGTTTGGCTTGAAGACAGGGTGAGGGTTGCGAGCACGATCCATCAACCCACCCTCTTCATCAAGGGAGACGAGGACGGCGTCACCTGCCAGCAAAGCTTCGAGGCGATTCCGTCTAAGTTCAGCGGCCCGTTCGAACTGGTTGGCCTGCCAGGCGTAGGTCATTTCCCAACCCGGGAGGCGCCTTCAAAAATCACGGAATTGCTGCTGCGCTTTTTGTCCTGA
- a CDS encoding DUF3175 domain-containing protein, which produces MAASLKRSAEGSHQRKGTPLQSEMSMLTCYIENLLIALVIAICPFGWRYSCSSPWKRRKDERGKTPKPRDVQVRKAMITTRLQMMEIRHA; this is translated from the coding sequence ATCGCCGCCTCGCTCAAGCGCTCGGCTGAAGGCAGCCATCAACGCAAGGGCACACCATTGCAATCAGAAATGAGCATGCTGACCTGCTACATCGAAAACCTCTTGATAGCGTTAGTAATCGCCATTTGCCCATTCGGTTGGCGATATTCATGTTCGTCGCCATGGAAGAGAAGGAAAGATGAACGCGGGAAAACGCCAAAGCCACGCGATGTTCAAGTCAGGAAGGCTATGATCACCACCAGATTACAAATGATGGAGATAAGACATGCGTAA
- a CDS encoding SRPBCC family protein, whose amino-acid sequence MTAKMTDNAPPATTKAQDGAQGGLDDMLGAKGEMLIAHSANINRPRDKLYAFWHDFARLPELMDNLEPG is encoded by the coding sequence ATGACCGCCAAGATGACGGATAACGCCCCGCCCGCTACCACAAAAGCGCAAGACGGCGCTCAAGGTGGGCTCGACGATATGCTTGGCGCCAAGGGCGAGATGTTGATAGCCCATTCGGCCAACATCAACCGGCCGCGCGACAAACTTTATGCCTTCTGGCATGATTTTGCGCGTTTGCCAGAGCTCATGGACAATCTCGAACCGGGCTAG
- a CDS encoding DksA/TraR family C4-type zinc finger protein, whose product MAGGWTRDGAVQDQIDDTVKDAVELARSRMQSGDGESHCVICGEQIPEARRRALPSAKTCVPCQSRRDTSAAVSAFNRRASKDSQLK is encoded by the coding sequence ATGGCAGGCGGATGGACCCGGGACGGAGCGGTACAGGATCAGATTGACGACACCGTGAAGGATGCGGTCGAACTTGCCCGATCGCGGATGCAGAGCGGCGATGGCGAGAGCCACTGCGTGATATGTGGTGAGCAAATTCCGGAAGCTCGACGCAGGGCGCTCCCCAGTGCAAAAACTTGTGTTCCCTGTCAATCACGGCGCGACACAAGCGCCGCCGTTTCAGCCTTCAATCGCCGCGCAAGCAAAGATAGCCAGCTAAAATAG
- the glgX gene encoding glycogen debranching protein GlgX yields the protein MTPLAPAEAIFDFARPERIYPDMGAVFDGQGTHFAVFSENGEAVELCLFGRDGMDEIRLELPHREGHVFSGYLPGVGPGQLYGYRTHGAYDPGQGHRFNPNKLLLDPYARSVSGSISWDDALWGYDLASGDDTSFDARDSAPFMVKGVVEDPRFDWEGDKAIRRPWNETIIYEAHVRGLTMRHPGVPEALRGTYAGMACDAILDHLTKLGVTAIELLPCQFFLDDRMLVEKGLSNYWGYQTLGFFSPEPRYLGAGELAPSPIRQFKDMVRRFHRAGIEVIMDVVYNHTAEGSEKGPTLSFRGLDNASYYVLSDDDRRYCYDVTGTGNSLSVAHPMVMRMVMDSLRYWVEVMHVDGFRFDLASTLGRQGLGFDRGGTFFAAMGQDPVLSGAKLIAEPWDVGEGGYQVGGFPPPFREWNDKFRDCMRGFWRGDSALVGDLANHMLGSPEQFNHTGRLGTTSVNFLCAHDGFTLMDTVSYARRHNEANGEGGADGHDNNLSDNMGAEGDSQDDAIVEARAQRRRAMLASLLLAQGVPMLLAGDELGNSQKGNNNVYCQDNETSWVDWAHADCSLADFVGQLCAFRAAHPVVAQTVFLRGDAERPEVVWFQPDGREMNDDLWGQDELKVLGLYLDRSLREAGEERDGERPLFLIFNAGEAVDFTLPDQGDSQGWHLVLDTTRSAPFTFFEPGHSGSLVAGQPVVVPAGSLSVYAVG from the coding sequence ATGACGCCTTTGGCGCCCGCAGAAGCAATCTTCGACTTTGCCAGGCCAGAGCGCATTTATCCGGATATGGGCGCAGTGTTCGACGGGCAGGGGACACATTTTGCCGTCTTCTCCGAAAACGGCGAGGCCGTGGAATTATGCCTGTTCGGCCGGGACGGAATGGATGAAATCCGACTGGAATTGCCGCATCGCGAGGGGCATGTATTTTCCGGCTATCTCCCTGGCGTCGGGCCGGGGCAGCTCTACGGCTACCGCACGCACGGCGCCTACGATCCGGGGCAAGGCCACCGGTTCAATCCCAACAAGCTGTTGCTCGATCCTTACGCCCGCTCGGTGAGCGGCAGCATAAGCTGGGACGACGCGCTTTGGGGTTATGATCTGGCTTCGGGTGATGACACTTCCTTCGACGCACGCGATTCTGCCCCCTTCATGGTCAAGGGCGTGGTGGAAGACCCCCGCTTCGACTGGGAAGGGGACAAGGCAATCCGCCGGCCCTGGAACGAAACCATCATCTATGAGGCACATGTACGCGGCTTGACGATGCGCCATCCAGGTGTACCCGAGGCATTGCGCGGCACCTACGCGGGGATGGCCTGCGATGCTATTCTCGATCATCTGACGAAGCTCGGCGTCACGGCGATCGAACTGCTTCCCTGCCAGTTTTTCCTTGATGACCGTATGCTGGTGGAAAAGGGACTGTCAAATTACTGGGGGTATCAGACCCTCGGCTTTTTCTCACCCGAACCGCGCTATTTGGGGGCAGGGGAGCTTGCGCCCTCGCCGATCCGCCAGTTCAAGGACATGGTGCGGCGCTTCCACCGCGCCGGCATCGAAGTGATCATGGATGTGGTCTACAATCACACGGCCGAGGGATCGGAAAAAGGTCCTACACTCAGCTTCCGCGGTCTGGACAATGCCAGCTACTATGTTCTTTCCGATGATGACCGGCGCTATTGTTACGATGTCACCGGCACCGGCAATTCGCTGTCCGTTGCCCACCCCATGGTGATGCGCATGGTCATGGACTCTCTGCGCTATTGGGTCGAGGTGATGCACGTTGACGGATTTCGCTTCGATCTGGCTTCGACCCTGGGACGGCAGGGGCTCGGCTTTGACCGTGGCGGGACGTTTTTCGCTGCCATGGGACAGGATCCGGTGCTCTCGGGTGCCAAGCTGATCGCCGAGCCGTGGGATGTTGGCGAGGGCGGTTACCAGGTCGGCGGCTTTCCTCCGCCATTCAGAGAATGGAATGACAAGTTCCGTGACTGCATGCGCGGCTTCTGGCGCGGCGACAGCGCCCTTGTCGGCGATCTGGCCAACCATATGCTCGGCTCGCCTGAACAGTTCAATCATACAGGGCGGCTCGGCACGACTTCGGTGAATTTCCTCTGTGCCCATGATGGCTTCACGCTGATGGACACGGTCAGCTATGCTCGGCGCCATAATGAAGCGAATGGCGAGGGCGGTGCTGACGGTCACGACAACAACCTGTCGGACAATATGGGCGCGGAAGGCGACAGCCAGGACGATGCCATCGTCGAGGCCAGGGCGCAGCGCCGCCGGGCCATGCTGGCAAGCTTGTTGCTGGCGCAGGGTGTCCCGATGCTGCTTGCGGGAGACGAGCTGGGCAACAGCCAGAAGGGCAACAACAACGTTTATTGCCAGGATAATGAGACGAGCTGGGTCGATTGGGCTCACGCCGATTGTTCTCTTGCCGACTTTGTCGGGCAACTCTGCGCTTTCCGAGCCGCTCATCCGGTTGTGGCACAAACCGTTTTCCTGCGAGGTGATGCCGAACGACCCGAAGTTGTTTGGTTTCAGCCAGACGGTCGAGAAATGAACGATGACCTATGGGGGCAGGACGAGTTGAAGGTGCTCGGCCTTTACCTCGATCGCTCCTTGCGCGAGGCTGGTGAAGAGCGGGACGGAGAGCGCCCCTTGTTCTTGATTTTCAACGCTGGCGAGGCAGTGGACTTTACCCTGCCTGATCAGGGAGATTCTCAGGGCTGGCATCTCGTTCTGGACACCACCCGCAGCGCGCCTTTCACCTTCTTCGAGCCCGGGCACAGTGGCTCGCTCGTTGCCGGACAACCTGTCGTTGTGCCGGCAGGCAGTCTGAGCGTGTACGCGGTGGGATAA
- a CDS encoding lipid-binding SYLF domain-containing protein, with amino-acid sequence MTKRLIVSSILAIMTATTMMVAGPVATAARAPSANSDQAHGPQRLVDKAASVAVEFQRDKGEAGIMSHARGMYIVPEYGKAGFIIGGKGGAGVVTVRNGAGWTPPAFYNFGGLSVGLQAGGTGGSLIFLLMNRKAIDAFRSGNKFALTANAGLSVVTYSTGTQANLGRADVIVLSNTKGAYAGATIEASNIGTDDGRTKEFYGRNVNQNALLDGRVASTPGSRILQRVLPR; translated from the coding sequence ATGACCAAGCGCTTGATCGTATCTTCCATCCTCGCCATCATGACCGCAACCACGATGATGGTCGCTGGCCCGGTGGCAACGGCTGCACGCGCTCCGAGCGCGAACAGCGATCAGGCTCACGGGCCGCAGAGGCTGGTCGACAAGGCCGCGTCGGTGGCAGTCGAGTTTCAGCGCGACAAGGGCGAGGCCGGCATCATGAGTCACGCGCGCGGCATGTATATCGTTCCCGAATACGGCAAGGCCGGTTTCATCATTGGCGGCAAAGGCGGAGCGGGCGTCGTCACGGTTCGCAACGGCGCAGGCTGGACCCCGCCAGCATTCTATAATTTCGGTGGATTGAGCGTGGGCCTGCAGGCCGGCGGCACCGGCGGATCGCTGATCTTTCTGCTGATGAACCGTAAGGCTATCGACGCTTTCCGCAGCGGCAACAAATTCGCGTTGACCGCCAATGCCGGCCTTTCGGTCGTGACATATTCGACCGGTACGCAAGCCAATCTGGGCCGGGCAGACGTTATCGTGCTCAGCAACACGAAGGGTGCCTATGCTGGAGCAACGATTGAGGCGAGCAACATCGGCACTGATGATGGTCGCACCAAGGAGTTCTATGGTCGCAACGTCAACCAGAACGCCCTTCTTGACGGGCGAGTGGCTTCTACGCCGGGCTCGCGCATCCTGCAGCGCGTTTTGCCGCGGTAG
- a CDS encoding DUF3606 domain-containing protein: MNEKDGRHRESHSADISMIREGEVKYWAAHFGVPEEELQEAVDTVGENAAAVREYLRR; this comes from the coding sequence ATGAACGAGAAGGACGGAAGGCACCGGGAAAGCCACAGTGCAGACATATCGATGATCCGGGAAGGGGAGGTCAAGTACTGGGCGGCTCATTTTGGAGTGCCAGAGGAAGAGCTGCAGGAGGCCGTCGATACAGTTGGCGAAAACGCTGCTGCTGTGAGGGAATATCTCCGGCGATAG
- a CDS encoding DUF3429 family protein, which produces MIPMALGAIGAWLFPPLRDDAASLTIIWAALILSFVGGVRRGFGFGQPKASTRIEILTMILYVSIAGLALICAWAGLNGWAAALLAAGFAFVAKLDANAALQGHAPAHFGQLRPPQMAIAVISLVALFLRLATL; this is translated from the coding sequence ATGATCCCGATGGCTTTGGGCGCAATCGGCGCCTGGCTATTCCCACCACTGCGCGACGATGCCGCAAGCCTCACCATCATCTGGGCAGCGCTTATCCTCTCCTTTGTCGGCGGGGTCAGACGAGGGTTTGGCTTCGGACAGCCCAAAGCTTCGACACGCATCGAAATCCTCACCATGATACTGTACGTATCGATTGCGGGCCTGGCTCTGATCTGCGCCTGGGCGGGATTGAACGGATGGGCAGCTGCCCTCCTCGCTGCAGGATTCGCCTTTGTCGCGAAGCTCGATGCTAACGCTGCTCTTCAAGGTCATGCGCCTGCGCATTTCGGGCAGTTGCGGCCTCCGCAGATGGCGATCGCAGTTATATCGCTAGTCGCCCTGTTCCTGCGCCTCGCGACACTTTAA
- a CDS encoding plasmid stabilization protein, with protein sequence MPKGGKSSYTDKQKRKAEHIEEGYEHRGVSHSEAERRAWATVNKESGGGKKSGSGRSKAENHASSRKGGHIGGSSQSSEKRSAAAKKGWETRRRNAG encoded by the coding sequence ATGCCCAAAGGCGGCAAGTCTAGCTACACGGACAAGCAAAAGCGCAAGGCTGAGCATATCGAGGAAGGCTATGAACATCGTGGTGTGAGCCATAGTGAGGCAGAGAGGCGAGCTTGGGCCACGGTCAACAAGGAAAGCGGTGGCGGGAAGAAGTCGGGATCGGGTCGGAGTAAAGCTGAGAACCATGCCTCTTCTCGCAAAGGCGGTCACATCGGTGGCTCCAGTCAAAGCTCGGAGAAGCGTTCGGCCGCTGCCAAAAAGGGATGGGAAACGCGCCGGAGGAATGCCGGTTAA
- a CDS encoding hemerythrin domain-containing protein — protein sequence MWGITWQRPTIARNAPHLRKIATDSSRLIAALLPFRRHSGAYPWFTDYDKTEDDKAKQKSADKIRLALTVHTQTEEEFFYPAAYDAIEDDDLLDEAEVEHASAKKLIAQIQAGKVGDPLFDAKVRAGRIDQPPC from the coding sequence ATGTGGGGCATCACATGGCAACGTCCGACAATTGCACGGAATGCGCCTCACTTGAGAAAAATTGCCACGGACAGTTCAAGGTTGATTGCTGCCTTACTGCCTTTCCGTCGGCACTCAGGGGCCTACCCCTGGTTCACGGACTATGACAAGACCGAGGATGACAAAGCCAAGCAGAAGAGTGCCGACAAAATCCGCCTTGCCCTCACTGTCCATACGCAAACTGAGGAGGAATTCTTCTATCCGGCGGCATATGACGCGATCGAGGACGACGATCTGCTCGATGAAGCCGAAGTCGAACATGCCAGCGCCAAGAAGCTGATCGCCCAGATCCAGGCAGGCAAGGTTGGTGATCCGCTTTTTGATGCCAAAGTCCGTGCTGGGCGAATAGATCAACCACCATGTTGA